AGGCCGGAGCAACCGTTGCTCATGTTCATGCAAGGGATCCAAAAACCGGAGGCATTAGCCATGACATCGAGCATTATAAAAAAATCGTCGATCGAATTCGTGCATCGGATACTGATGTGATCATTAACATAACCGCCGGCGGCGGTGGAGATTTCATTCCTAGCTTGGATACCCCCGCAGCTGGTGGGACAGGGACACTGATCCAAACCCCTGAGGAGCGGCATAAACCTGTGGGAGAGTTACTACCGGAAATGTGTACATTGGATTGCGGAAGTGTCAATTTCGGAGAAATGGTCTATATGAGCCCAACTTCGTGGCTGGAAAAACAGGCGAGGCTTATCCAAGAGAGTGGTGTAAAACCGGAAATTGAATGTTTCGATACGGGTCATCTGCGTTATGCAAAACATTTAATTAAAAAAGGTTTAATCGACGGAGATCCCATGTTTCAATTTTGTCTAGGGATTCCCTGGGGAGCGGAAGCTGATGTGGAAACCATGATGTATATGATAAACAAGCTTCCGAAAAATGCTTCCTGGTCTGCTTTTGGAATTGGTTCCAAACAGTTTCCTGTGGCTTTACAAGCAGCTCTTTTGGGT
The genomic region above belongs to Isachenkonia alkalipeptolytica and contains:
- a CDS encoding 3-keto-5-aminohexanoate cleavage protein — encoded protein: MKKILLTAAVTGAGETTDKNKYVPVTPEEIADSAIASAKAGATVAHVHARDPKTGGISHDIEHYKKIVDRIRASDTDVIINITAGGGGDFIPSLDTPAAGGTGTLIQTPEERHKPVGELLPEMCTLDCGSVNFGEMVYMSPTSWLEKQARLIQESGVKPEIECFDTGHLRYAKHLIKKGLIDGDPMFQFCLGIPWGAEADVETMMYMINKLPKNASWSAFGIGSKQFPVALQAALLGGNVRVGLEDNLYLEKGVPGRNEELVDKMGNILEQNGFSIMTPAEAREYYQLRKLK